From Pyxicephalus adspersus chromosome 7, UCB_Pads_2.0, whole genome shotgun sequence, a single genomic window includes:
- the PARP14 gene encoding protein mono-ADP-ribosyltransferase PARP14 has product MGSYAYPVALHWNEDPEKLKKLKNKLLLYFQKSKSNGGDCEIRDMDCSRGYILIHFKDQEARDRVLQKETHELKLPGGEKMMLDIKSLEADGGGGKPDVSPVNTKENLTTQPPAAQAQNNETQGPPSSLVLIENLQHSYTPEMLNLLIENVSGKIEDADFYVERIQEKQSAVITFTCNIDTLNIVEKLTNHSRVKTSKMKVKVLEETGTIRIEGLPPNTPDDYISLYFENPNNGSPGCIEHAIVLPNEDAALVTFTTVEAAKKVLGRKHQFSRKEVSVYPYYLSQDIVLYGKQRPEVKKPEPLTFQISPYILEFILNNSQLKDDMEKTMGTHKCDIKWPELLSPDPIITLCFPDALSTDIRTLTKLVPTWKDEVKMTFSLLISKYKVVEYQIDQSVWGVVREHANTYNGVLMKPDFGSQKVFLAGLVKDVTKIDPIFRKLVEEITKQVERDKNIQTEILSMSPALYQITHNSGLPRKILDQVPELKMDYDVPTKKIRLSGLKEEVLTAKCEILSITQQIKSKSIQMNPHLVQFLKSTDNEELSCLLFINDKINALLEIEDDAVTLTAFSKVDLMKAEEQINKELVYRQYVVEDKNIFRSPEWRSLSLYLLESCNAEKSTVLIQESISEVQNNVVIAGLASNVPKCCHQISDFLDKNTPIEKTIKAASLAVMQFFKEEKKQVLNKCTNDNLSVAIRNKNIRLKGPKTYVTEAYSLISDILHSLYSDTLCIDKPGARKFCLSNEDLYVTMAKNKFGCFLHFQKEEEEDTMEDEIEEVKEPQCKVNLPNGVVISVHKHNLCSLNVDAIVNAANEELKHIGGLALALLKAAGPKLQDECDQIVRTEGRLSAGEAVITESGRLPCKQVIHTVGPRWNSSAPTECERLLQKAVICSLELADQFCHTSIAIPAVSSGIFGFPVDKSAENIIKAIKQYMDSKPKGSSTIKYIHLVDTIDDTVRIFASTLKKEFRGEEEEPFPKYRERGAGRMETSVPKTRVYKTNVSTDQMLTKENIIIKVREGFIQDAATDVIVNSIGKDLHLGSGGASKALLGKAGNNLQQCLREASSGVQVAGGSVFITKGCNLNCKIVIHVVVPHWEGGKGSSEKIFREIVRKCLCESEKNRMSSISFPAIGTGVLGFPKRTAASLMFEEILKFSSKSNPQHLREVAFILHPSDKETLTEFSKELTSQMSRNVVVSTPRDVEAPGTSRSSQVSAGPGFFGYVRAPMAGTHEINIGSVIYQVKTGDITKENADIIVNSTNQTFNMKSGVSKAILEAAGQSVEDECAQLGSQGNKDHIVTQNGNLLCKKILHKILGSSSASGIKTFITESLTECARLQAKSVAFPAIGTGIGNVPSSVVADSILESVADFARSPQSIQMVKVVIFQEQMLNDFHTSMKKKEGAALTKQEGFLTKVKKSVFGLFGWNSKTSEDTKVIELKENIEPAIIELCAESQDSVNKTKNWLRDLIIKEQYENIITDNWIEDFEEKECEDIDQLQKSYQVSLTVDLTNVTITVVGLSRDVLEVSNKIQHMIKNLRDKKTREREAELCSNLVEWGYISGNNFIPFDKMTNMELEKAQNEGSQSFSIDINGVKYTVIIELLTASDPKGNDVKLQRNSKHGKLDVPKGWDPMNNENMKVVQLSPGGQEYNGVVAKFNNSCHMRIIKIERIQNRHLWLNYQIKKQSIDDKNCSTNNEKQLFHGCDFSTLNIINHNGFNRSYAGKNAACYGNGTYFAVHANYSAHDTYSRPDGNGYKYMYLSRVVTGVSCIGRQGMIAPPPRNPSKPTDLYDSLTDNQTNPSMYVIFHDIQAYPEYLITFTK; this is encoded by the exons CTCGGGATAGGGTCCTGCAGAAGGAAACCCATGAACTGAAACTACCAGGAGGGGAAAAGATGATGCTGGATATTAAATCTTTGGAGGCTGATGGAGGTGGTGGGAAGCCAGACGTATCACCAGTG aatacCAAAGAAAATCTCACAACCCAACCACCAG CTGCCCAGGCACAGAATAATGAAACGCAGGGCCCCCCATCCTCTCTGGTTCTAATAGAGAACCTACAACACAGCTACACTCCTGAAATGTTAAACCTTTTAATAGAGAATGTGAGTGGGAAGATCGAGGATGCAGACTTCTATGTGGAGAGAATTCAAGAGAAACAATCTGCTGTCATCACCTTCACATGTAATATCG ataCTTTAAACATTGTTGAAAAATTGACAAATCACTCAAGAGTCAAGACAtctaaaatgaaagtaaaagttCTGGAAGAAACCGGAACAATCAGAATAGAGGGTCTCCCCCCCAACACACCCGATGACTACATCAGCCTGTATTTTGAGAACCCAAACAATGGTAGTCCTGGATGCATAGAACATGCAATTGTCTTACCTAATGAGGACGCCGCACTGGTTACGTTCACTACTGTGGAAG CTGCTAAGAAGGTTCTGGGAAGGAAGCATCAGTTCAGCAGAAAAGAAGTATCTGTATATCCCTATTATCTCTCACAGGATATTGTGCTTTATGGAAAGCAAAGACCTGAAGTTAAAAAACCAGAGCCTCTGACCTTCCAGATTAGTCCATATATTCTAGAATTCATTCTCAATAACTCTCAGTTAAAAGATGACATGGAAAAAACAATGGGGACTcataaatgtgatataaaatgGCCAGAGTTACTCAGCCCTGACCCCATCATCACATTGTGCTTTCCTGATGCACTGTCCACTGATATCAGGACATTGACAAAACTTGTCCCAACATGGAAAGATGAGGTCAAAATGACATTCTCACTTCTCATATCAAAGTACAAAGTTGTAGAATATCAAATAGATCAGTCAGTCTGGGGTGTTGTTAGAGAACATGCCAACACTTATAATGGAGTACTCATGAAACCTGACTTCGGTTCACAAAAAGTCTTCCTGGCAGGATTGGTAAAGGATGTTACAAAGATTGATCCCATATTCAGAAAACTGGTGGAGGAAATCACCAAACAGGTGGAAAGAGACAAAAACATTCAGACCGAGATTTTATCCATGTCTCCAGCTTTATATCAGATTACACATAACAGCGGCCTGCCGCGGAAGATTCTGGACCAAGTTCCAGAACTGAAGATGGACTATGATGTGCCAACAAAGAAGATCCGACTGTCTGGATTAAAGGAAGAAGTTCTCACTGCTAAATGTGAGATACTCAGCATCACAcaacaaataaaatctaaatctatCCAGATGAATCCGCACCTAGTCCAGTTCCTGAAATCCACCGATAATGAGGAATTATCATGTCTGCTCTTTATAAATGACAAAATTAACGCACTGCTAGAAATTGAGGATGACGCTGTGACTCTGACAGCTTTCTCAAAGGTAGATCTGATGAAGGCTGAAGAACAAATAAACAAGGAACTAGTCTATAGACAATATGTTGTTGAAGACAAGAATATCTTTAGAAGTCCGGAGTGGAGAAGTCTTTCTTTATATCTGCTTGAGTCATGTAATGCAGAGAAGAGCACGGTCCTGATCCAGGAATCCATTTCTGAAGTACAGAACAATGTGGTCATCGCTGGCCTGGCTTCAAATGTACCAAAATGTTGCCACCAAATCAGCGACTTTCTAGACAAAAACACTCCAATAGAAAAGACCATTAAGGCTGCATCATTGGCAGTTATGCAATTcttcaaagaagagaagaaacAGGTTCTGAATAAGTGCACAAATGATAACTTGAGTGTAGCAATCCGTAATAAAAACATACGCCTGAAAGGCCCAAAGACCTATGTAACAGAAGCCTATTCCCTTATAAGTGATATTCTACATTCTCTCTACTCTGACACACTGTGCATTGATAAACCTGGAGCCAGGAAGTTCTGTTTGTCCAATGAAGACCTTTATGTCACAATGGCAAAGAATAAATTTGGATGCTTCCTACACTTTcaaaaggaagaggaagaagacaCCATGGAGGATGAAATTGAGGAAGTGAAAGAACCACAATGCAAAGTAAATCTTCCAAATGGTGTGGTCATCTCTGTGCATAAACATAACCTGTGCAGTCTCAATGTCGATGCCATTGTTAATGCAGCCAATGAGGAACTGAAGCATATTGGAGGCTTGGCATTGGCTTTACTGAAAGCTGCAGGTCCTAAATTACAAGATGAATGTGATCAGATTGTCAGGACAGAAGGACGATTGTCCGCAGGTGAGGCAGTAATAACGGAATCTGGTCGATTGCCTTGTAAGCAGGTTATCCACACGGTTGGGCCCAGATGGAACTCCAGTGCACCTACAGAATGTGAGCGTCTTCTACAGAAAGCAGTAATTTGCAGTTTGGAACTGGCTGATCAGTTCTGCCATACTTCCATCGCAATCCCAGCTGTCAGCTCGGGTATTTTTGGGTTTCCTGTAGATAAAAGCGCAGAGAATATTATTAAAGCCATCAAACAATACATGGACAGCAAACCTAAAGGCAGCTCTACCATTAAATACATTCATCTGGTGGACACTATAGACGATACAGTACGAATCTTTGCCTCAACCTTGAAAAAAGAATTTAGAGGGGAGGAAGAGGAACCATTTCCAAAATACAGAGAGAGAGGTGCCGGGAGAATGGAGACGTCTGTCCCCAAGACGAGAGTCTATAAAACCAATGTATCTACAGATCAGATGCTGactaaagaaaacattattattaaagtcAGAGAAGGATTTATCCAAGATGCAGCA ACGGATGTTATTGTTAACAGCATAGGGAAAGACTTGCACCTTGGCAGCGGCGGAGCATCAAAGGCTTTATTAGGGAAGGCCGGGAACAATCTTCAGCAATGTCTGAGAGAAGCCAGTTCTGGAGTCCAGGTGGCAGGAGGTTCGGTGTTCATCACAAAGGGCTGCAACTTGAACTGTAAGATTGTTATTCACGTTGTGGTGCCTCATTGGGAAGGCGGAAAAGGTTCTTCTGAGAAg ATTTTCAGGGAAATAGTAAGAAAATGCTTGTGTGAGTCAGAGAAGAACAGAATGAGTTCCATATCATTCCCAGCAATTGGCACTGGAGTTCTGGGATTTCCAAAAAGGACCGCCGCTTCTCTCATGTTTGAAGAGATTCTCAAGTTTAGCAGCAAAAGTAACCCCCAACACCTAAGAGAAGTGGCCTTTATTCTGCACCCCAGTGATAAAGAAACACTAACG GAGTTTTCCAAAGAACTGACCAGCCAGATGTCGAGAAATGTTGTAGTAAGCACTCCCAGAGATGTGGAGGCACCAGGAACCTCTCGCAGCTCACAAGTTAGTGCCGGTCCAG GTTTCTTTGGTTATGTGAGGGCTCCAATGGCGGGGACTCATGAAATAAACATTGGATCAGTCATTTACCAGGTGAAAACTGGAGATATAACTAAAGAGAATGCTGACATCATTGTCAACTCAACCAACCAAACATTCAACATGAAATCAg GTGTATCTAAAGCCATCCTGGAGGCTGCTGGGCAGAGTGTGGAGGATGAGTGTGCACAGCTAG GGTCTCAAGGTAACAAAGATCACATTGTGACACAGAATGGAAATCTTCTCTGCAAGAAAATCCTCCACAAAATCCTCGGCTCTAGTTCAGCCAGTGGAATTAAAACTTTCATTACCGAGTCTCTGACTGAGTGCGCTCGTCTCCAGGCTAAATCCGTGGCCTTCCCAGCTATAGGAACAG GAATAGGCAATGTCCCCTCGTCGGTGGTGGCTGACTCTATTTTGGAATCGGTGGCAGATTTTGCCAGATCTCCCCAATCCATCCAAATGGTGAAAGTAGTCATTTTCCAGGAACAAATGCTAAATGACTTCCACACCAGCATGAAGAAGAAGGAGGGAGCCGCCCTGACCAAACAGGAGGGATTTTTAACTAAAGTGAAGAAAT CTGTATTTGGACTTTTCGGGTGGAATAGTAAAACCTCAGAAGATACCAAGGTGATTGAATTAAAGGAAAACATTGAGCCAGCTATTATAGAGCTGTGTGCAGAAAGTCAGGATTctgtgaacaaaacaaaaaattggctCCGTGATCTGATAATAAAGGAGCAGTATGAGAACATCATCACAGATAACTGGATCGAGGACTTTGAAGAAAAGGAATGTGAAGACATTGATCAGCTTCAGAAGAGTTACCAAGTCAGTCTTACTGTTGACTTGACAAATGTCACAATCACTGTGGTGGGTCTTTCCAGGGATGTTCTGGAGGTCAGTAATAAAATCCAACACATGATAAAGAATCTACGAGATAAGAAGACCAGAGAACGGGAGGCAGAGCTGTGCAGTAATCTGGTGGAATGGGGATACATCAGTGGAAACAACTTTATTCCATTTGACAAAATGACAAACATGGAGCTGGAGAAGGCGCAAAATGAAGGCAGCCAAAGTTTTTCTATTGATATCAATGGAGTAAAATACACAGTAATTATAGAACTGCTAACTGCTAGTGATCCCAAAGGGAACGACGTGAAGCTTCAACGCAATTCCAAGCATG GAAAATTGGATGTACCCAAAGGATGGGATCCAATGAACAACGAAAATATGAAAGTGGTCCAGTTATCCCCTGGAGGTCAGGAGTACAACGGTGTGGTTGCAAAGTTCAATAATTCCTGCCACATGAGAATTATCAAG ATTGAGAGAATCCAAAACCGCCACCTGTGGTTAAACTACCAGATAAAGAAGCAGAGTATCGATGACAAGAATTGCTCTACCAATAACGAAAAGCAACTCTTCCATGGCTGTGACTTCAGTACTTTGAATATCATAAATCACAATGGATTTAACAGAAGTTACGCAGGAAAGAATG CGGCTTGTTATGGAAATGGAACATACTTTGCAGTACATGCCAATTATTCAGCACATGACACATACTCCCGGCCAGATGGGAATGGATACAAATACATGTACCTGAGCCGCGTGGTCACAGGGGTATCATGCATTGGAAGACAAGGGATGATTGCCCCCCCTCCTAGGAATCCCTCAAAACCCACCGACCTGTATGACAGCTTGACAGATAATCAGACAAATCCTAGCATGTATGTGATATTCCATGACATCCAGGCCTATCCAGAATATCTTATCACCTTTACTAAATGA